The Primulina huaijiensis isolate GDHJ02 chromosome 12, ASM1229523v2, whole genome shotgun sequence genome has a window encoding:
- the LOC140990637 gene encoding glutaminyl-peptide cyclotransferase isoform X2, translated as MATRSLRKKFNRRSSTSNSISLQSNPMAFSSPWRLTYRKASFFISAVLFVCVLVLLSISWNMRSAFGSDHRSDRIYSAEVVRAFPHDPSAFTQGLLYAGNDTFFESTGLNGRSSVRKVALGTGKVEAIHELQYSYFGEGLTLLGEKLFQVTWLQNTGFIYDRNNLSQIGTFINQMKDGWGLATDGKVIFGSDGSSTLYQIDPQTFKVIIKQTVKFNGHEVYNLNELEYVNGEVWANVWQTDCIARISVTDGAVLGWLFVPNLRESLLASGARGIDVLNGIAWDQEKNRVFVTGKLWPKLYEIKLRQWKPFNGDIGSFCITRPHHF; from the exons ATGGCGACCAGATCGCTGAGGAAAAAGTTCAACCGGCGGTCATCGACTTCGAATTCCATCAGTCTTCAAAGTAATCCGATGGCCTTCTCCTCGCCGTGGCGTTTGACGTACAGAAAGGCCTCTTTCTTCATTTCAGCTGTTTTGTTTGTATGTGTTCTTGTTCTTCTAAGCATTTCATGGAACATGCGGAGTGCGTTCGGTTCAGACCATCGTTCGGATCGGATTTACTCTGCTGAAGTGGTGCGTGCGTTTCCTCATGATCCCAGTGCCTTCACTCAG GGGCTTTTGTATGCAGGAAATGATACATTTTTTGAATCAACTGGGCTCAATGGACGT TCATCTGTTCGAAAGGTTGCTCTTGGGACAGGGAAG GTTGAGGCCATTCATGAATTGCAATATTCTTATTTTGGAGAAGGATTGACTCTTCTTGGTGAAAA GTTGTTTCAGGTTACTTGGTTGCAGAATACTGGTTTCATATACGACCGAAATAACTTGAGCCAA ATTGGTACATTTATTAATCAAATGAAAGATGGTTGGGGGTTAGCAACTGATGGCAAAGTTATATTTGGCAGTGATGGAAGCTCTACCTTGTACCAGATTGACCCTCAAACATTTAAAG TTATTATTAAACAAACCGTGAAGTTCAACGGACATGAAGTATACAACCTAAATGAACTGGAGTATGTGAATGGTGAAGTGTGGGCAAATGTTTGGCAG ACTGATTGCATCGCTAGAATATCGGTGACAGATGGTGCGGTCTTGGGATGGTTATTCGTTCCAAATTTGAG GGAATCGTTGCTAGCATCAGGAGCAAGG GGCATCGATGTTTTAAATGGCATAGCATGGGATCAAGAAAAAAACCGGGTTTTCG TGACAGGAAAACTATGGCCAAAGCTGTATGAGATCAAGCTGCGTCAATGGAAACCATTCAATGGAGATATTGGGAGCTTCTGCATAACTAGACCGCACCATTTTTGA
- the LOC140990637 gene encoding glutaminyl-peptide cyclotransferase isoform X1 — MATRSLRKKFNRRSSTSNSISLQSNPMAFSSPWRLTYRKASFFISAVLFVCVLVLLSISWNMRSAFGSDHRSDRIYSAEVVRAFPHDPSAFTQGLLYAGNDTFFESTGLNGRSSVRKVALGTGKVEAIHELQYSYFGEGLTLLGEKLFQVTWLQNTGFIYDRNNLSQIGTFINQMKDGWGLATDGKVIFGSDGSSTLYQIDPQTFKVIIKQTVKFNGHEVYNLNELEYVNGEVWANVWQTDCIARISVTDGAVLGWLFVPNLRESLLASGAREISLWMSVNSNSTISQGIDVLNGIAWDQEKNRVFVTGKLWPKLYEIKLRQWKPFNGDIGSFCITRPHHF, encoded by the exons ATGGCGACCAGATCGCTGAGGAAAAAGTTCAACCGGCGGTCATCGACTTCGAATTCCATCAGTCTTCAAAGTAATCCGATGGCCTTCTCCTCGCCGTGGCGTTTGACGTACAGAAAGGCCTCTTTCTTCATTTCAGCTGTTTTGTTTGTATGTGTTCTTGTTCTTCTAAGCATTTCATGGAACATGCGGAGTGCGTTCGGTTCAGACCATCGTTCGGATCGGATTTACTCTGCTGAAGTGGTGCGTGCGTTTCCTCATGATCCCAGTGCCTTCACTCAG GGGCTTTTGTATGCAGGAAATGATACATTTTTTGAATCAACTGGGCTCAATGGACGT TCATCTGTTCGAAAGGTTGCTCTTGGGACAGGGAAG GTTGAGGCCATTCATGAATTGCAATATTCTTATTTTGGAGAAGGATTGACTCTTCTTGGTGAAAA GTTGTTTCAGGTTACTTGGTTGCAGAATACTGGTTTCATATACGACCGAAATAACTTGAGCCAA ATTGGTACATTTATTAATCAAATGAAAGATGGTTGGGGGTTAGCAACTGATGGCAAAGTTATATTTGGCAGTGATGGAAGCTCTACCTTGTACCAGATTGACCCTCAAACATTTAAAG TTATTATTAAACAAACCGTGAAGTTCAACGGACATGAAGTATACAACCTAAATGAACTGGAGTATGTGAATGGTGAAGTGTGGGCAAATGTTTGGCAG ACTGATTGCATCGCTAGAATATCGGTGACAGATGGTGCGGTCTTGGGATGGTTATTCGTTCCAAATTTGAG GGAATCGTTGCTAGCATCAGGAGCAAGG GAGATTTCTTTGTGGATGTCTGTTAATTCAAACTCGACAATTTCTCAGGGCATCGATGTTTTAAATGGCATAGCATGGGATCAAGAAAAAAACCGGGTTTTCG TGACAGGAAAACTATGGCCAAAGCTGTATGAGATCAAGCTGCGTCAATGGAAACCATTCAATGGAGATATTGGGAGCTTCTGCATAACTAGACCGCACCATTTTTGA